The DNA window AACAACCCTGACCGTTGGCATTTCTGTCAGAAGCACGCTGCGGAATATAACAGGGGCTGGGACTATTTCGAAGGTCTGGACAAGGAAGAGGCTGCCGAACGCAAGCGCACTGAACAGCGCGATGCCGATGCTTATACCGAAGCTTCGCATTATGGCTGGGCAGGCGGAACGGGCGATGGCAACCGTACCGCAGATGAAATGCTGGCGCTGGAGGCGCTTGGTCTGGAAGCCGATGCCGAGTTCGAAGCGATAAAGCGCTCATTTCGTATCAAGGCCAAGGCCATCCATCCCGACGTCAAACCGAATGACGAGGAAGCAGCCAAAGAATTTCAGAAAATCCAGGTTGCTTACGAAGTTTTGAAACAAGCCGAAGACCGACGCGAGTGGAAGGGCTGAGTGATTGTCTGAACGGCAGTCGGGCGGCGCACCAACCAATATTACTGACGGTGCAATGTGCCTTCAGACAATCGTCGATGACATTGCGGCAGAAATGGCGCTGGTTACCGAGCGTGGACGCGTTGCCGATTATATTCCCGACCTTGCTTGCGTATCGCCGTCAAAATTCGGCATCGCGATCGCGCTTGCGGATGGTTCCTGCTTTACTGCGGGTGACGCTGACGAAGCGTTCTCCATCCAGAGCATCACCAAGGTTTTCAGCCTGACGATGGCGCTCGGGCTGGTTGGTGACGGTTTGTGGCAGCGGGTCGGGCGGGAGCCGTCGGGCACGGCATTCAATTCGATTGTGCAGCTTGAAACCGAATCAGGCATCCCGCGCAATCCGTTCATCAACGCAGGTGCGATCGTCCTCGCAGATATTCTACTCGCCAATTATGAGCCGGCAGAGGTGCTCGGCGAGTTCGTCCGGTTCGTCCGCGAGCTGGCCGGTGATGATACTATTGTAATCGACCATCAAGTGGCAAAAGGGGAGGCGGCAACCGGTTTCCGCAATATGGCGCTGGCCAATTATATGCGGTCATTCGGTAATATTCATCACGAAGTCGATAAGGTCCTAGGTGTTTATTTCCACCACTGTGCGTTGGCGATGAGCTGCCGCCAGTTGGCGCTTGCAAGCCGCTATTTGGCGTGTGGTGGACGCAACCCTGATACCGGCTATGCCATGGTGCCGGCCAGGCGCGCCAAACGGATATTGTCGCTGATGCTGTCCTGCGGCCATTATGATGGTTCGGGCGAATTCGCGTTCAGAGTCGGTTTGCCGGGCAAGTCGGGTGTGGGTGGCGGTATCCTTGCGGCTGTGCCTGGTATCGCATCGATTGCTGTCTGGTCACCGGGATTGAACGAGCGCGGCAATTCGCAGATCGGCTCCTTTGCGCTGGAGCGGCTGGTGGAGAAAACTGGCTGGTCGGTGTTTGAAGAGCGTAACCACTAATCAGGCCAATCGCGCTACAATCGCTTCTGCTATCCGCTCGCCAAGCTCCGGCCCTTGCACCGGATAGAGAAACGGCTCGATTGCTTCCGCCTCCATCACCAGCAGTCCGCCATCATCAGCGCGCAACATATCGATGCGGGCATAGAGCGGGGTGTCTCCGGGTGTTGTTCGGGGCATCGTCCGCAGCACCGATAGTGCCGACGCAATGTCTTGGTCCGATGGATTTACCGACGTCTCTTGCCCGCCATAAAGCGATTGGATCCGGTATTCGCCCTTGGATGGTGTCTTCTGGATAGCATGAGAAAATGCACCATCGATAAACACAAAAGACAGCTCGCCTTCTGCCTGTATTGCGGGGAGGAAGGGTTGGATCATCGCCTTTTGACCCATTTGCCATTCCGCATCGGGGAGGTCATCTTGTGCAAAAATGAGCTGCCCGATTGCACCCCCACTCACGCGGAGCTTAACTACCAAGCGATCGCACCCAAAATGCTCGAACGCCGCCGATATGTCGGCGCGGTTTGGATTGTCATTCCATAGGGTCGGAATGGTCTTCACCCCGACTTTCGCCAAGTCTTGCAGATAGACTTTATCGATGTTCCAGCGGACCAATGCAGGCGAATTGCACACTCTTACACCGCTCGCCTCAATCGCCTCGATTTTGGCAAGGAATGCTTCGGGCTGATCTTGATAATCCCACACAGTGCCGAGCAGAACCAAATCGAACTGCGCAAAATCCCCAAGCGGCGAATGCCAGTCAATCTCGGTTAACTCTGCACCGCGTTCTTCCAGGGAAGGGCGCAGAGCAGCGACCTGAAGGTCATGCTCGAACGCATCTCCTCTTCGCTCGGTGCCCGACGAAGGCAGAGTTTCGGGGCAGGCTAAGAAGCCAATTTTCATCATAGCCTGCCCCAATTAACTTAGACTTGAGCCAAGGCTTGTTCGAAGTCGGCAATCAGATCATCCGGGTCTTCGATGCCGATGGAAATGCGCACCAGATTGTCGGTGATGCCGAGTTGCGCTTTGCGCTCGTCGGGCACGGACAGATGGGTCATCGCTGCTGGCAGGCTGGCTAGTGTTTCTGTCCCGCCGAGGCTGACCGCCAGCTTGGCAATCTTCATACTGTCGAGGAAACGGAAGGCCTCTGCTTCGCCGCCTTTGATAAATAGCGAGAAGGTTGATCCTGCACCCAGACAGTGACGGTTATAAATGTCCTGTTGGCGTGGGTCGTCGATAAAGCCGAGATAGCCGAGCCCTTCGACTTTGGGGTGATCTCTTAGGAAAGCGCAAACTTTTGCGGCGTTTTCGCCAGCACGCTGCATCCGCAATTCCACGGTTTCAAGCGAGCGCAACAGCATCCATGCGGTGTTCGGATCGCAGATCCCGCCCATCGTGTTGCGCAATGCGCGGACCGGATCCATCCATTTCTTCGCGCCTGCAATGCTGCCTGCAACCAGATCAGAATGTCCGCCGACATATTTTGTCAGCGAATAGACGACTACGTCAGCGCCGTGATCGAGAGGACGCGACCACAAAGGACCAAGGAAAGTGTTGTCGATCGCAATTGGCGTTACATCCGCGTCGAGGATGACATCGCGCGAAGCCTGTACGGCTTCGATATCAACCAGCGCATTGGTCGGGTTGGCCGGGCTTTCGAGATAAACCATGGCGACTTTGCCGCCTTGATCTGCGGCTTTGACCTTGGCCTGTTCAAGCACAGCGTCAATTTCTTCGCGCGTCGCACCAGCGGCAAAATCAATATAGGTGATACCGAATTTGCTGAGGATTTTGGCAACAAAGCCCTCCGTCGCGGCATAAAGCGGCCCGGAATGGACGATAACATCGCCTGCGTTGCAATAGGCCAGCATCATCACCGTAATCGCGGTCATCCCGCTGGAGAATGACAGCGAGTCTTCCGCGCCATCCCAAATGCTCAAACGATCTTCGAGGATTTCCTGATTGGGTCCGTTAAAACGGGAATAGACGAGGCCTTCCGCGCCGCCGGGGCGCTTGCCGGTGATGCCTTCGAAATGGCGCTTGCCTGCTGCCGAATTTTCAAACGCGAAAGTCGATGTGAGGAAGATCGGAGCCTTCAGCGAACCTTCGGACAGCGCCGGATCGTAACCATGGCCCATCATCAGGGTCGATGGCTTCAGCTCGCGGCCGCCAATTGTGGTGACTTTAGGCTTGGGATTTCGGCGCGGGGTGGGGGTGGTGACAGCGTCGGTTGCATCGGTCATGCCGGTGTTCTTCCTACTTAAATGCTCCCAGGAAGGCAGGAGCTGGTCGGATATTCTGGCTTGGACCAAATGGCCCCGTTCCTAACCTCCGCAGGAACGCATCACCGAGAAATATTGTGCTGCGAATCCGGTATCATCTGTAACCAGTGGGTTCAAGCGGTGTGCCCTCTTTGTAGGCTTTAGGGTTACACCTGTAACCTAACACACCTCGGCCAAGCCTTTGGAAGAAAGTAATTAGCCTGTTGGAAAACGGGTTACAGATTTGCTCGGCCCTGCGATTCAGGGTTTTGGAAGGGCAAGTTCGGAACCACGATTTCAAAGAGCGAACCGGGTTTTACAGCCGCAGTCCACTGTAGGAAAACGCCGGGAGCCAGTGCCCGGTTTCCGTTCCTACAGTATCGCCGCCACCATCCACACCAGCGCGACAATCAATCCGATCCCGACCATATCAAGCACAAAGCCCGCGCCGACCATCCGGCTGAGTTTGATCCGCCCGGTGGACCATGCAATTGCATTCGGCCCTGTCCCGGCAGGCAGCATAAAGCCCCAACTGGCGGCAAGCGCGGCGGGCATAGCTAGCAAAATCGGGTCAACGCCCATCGCCACTGTCAGGCTGGCGACCACCGGAATAATCGCGCTGGCGGTGGCGACGTTGCTCGCAAATTCGGTGATCAAGACGACCATTGCGACGATTGCCAGCGCGGTCAGAATCAGCGGCACTGCGCTCAGCGGCAACAACGCTTTGCCGAGCCATTCGGCCAGGCCCGATGCGCCCATACCAGCGGCCAAGGCCAGTCCGCCGCCAAACATCATGATCACGCCCCACGGCGCACGATCCGCTTCTGCCCATGTCAGCAGTGGACGCCCAGTACCGTCGGGCAGAATGAACAACAGGATGCCAGCAGCGATGGCGATCGTGCCATCGGTCAGCGAACCATCTGGCAGATAACCTTTGAGCAACGGCGCGGTCATCCATAATGCGAAGGTGATGGCAATCAGCGGTACCAGACGCTTTTCTGCCGACGACCAAACTGTCTGAGTCTGGATCGCCTCGCGGGCTGCATCCACATCAAAATGCGTGACCGAAACCTTCTGGACTTTGGAGATTATGAAGGCGGCCACAGGCACGCCCACGATAACAATCGGGATACCGAACATTGCCCATTCGGCAAAGCTGATTTGCACCCCGATCATTGAATCGAGCAGCGCCACCGCAATTCCGTTGGTGGGTGATCCGACAATCGTTCCCAGACCTCCAATTGACGCGGCAAAGGCAATCCCCATCGGCAATGCCCCGGCGAGGCCGTCCTGATCATCGGCGGCTAGACCCCCGCCAGCCAGCACGGCCAAGGCCATCGGCATCATGATAAGCGAGGTTGAGGTGTTGGAGATCAGCATCGACAACACGGCCGCGCTGACCATAAATGCCAGCAACAGCTTTTCCGCGCCCGACAACACCAAGCCGCCCAGCACGGCAACCGCAAGGATCAGAATGATCAGGCTGGTTGAGGTGTTGAAGATAAGCATCGAGAGCAGCGACGCGCTGACAATCACCGCAAGCCAGATGCGTGTTGTTTTTGGCGGCATGCCCACCCCGCTGCCAACCGTCTTGAGGATCGCAAGCGACAGCCTGCGGTGCAGTCCGGTCCGTTCGATGGCCAAAGCAATAAACGCCCCGCCCAAAATCAGAAACAGGATCGGCGCGTAATAGGCGCTGGCGGTTTCCTTTGCGGTCAACACCCCGCCAAATGGCAGCACGAGGAACGGCAACAAGGCCGTTGCTGTGAGCGGAATCGCCTCCGTCATCCACCACGCCGCCATCCAAACAACCAGCCCCGCGACCAACCACGCCTCTTGCGGCATCCCGGCAGGCGGCGGCGCGAGCAGTGTCAGGGCGAATGCAGCAAGGCCTAGGATGAAGCCGATTTGGCGCGGTGTCATGAAGTAGGTCGCTCTCTTTTGTTATTTTTTAGCGTTATCTGACTGTGTCGCAACTAACAAACAATCTGGGCCTCAGCGATAGTTCAGCACGAAATATCCAGCGGTCATCACGCTCATCACGCCGATTGCGATTAAACTCTGGATGCGGATGGCTCGATTGGGCCGGGCCGCGTCCGGCATCGCGCAACGCGTCACAACCAGATGATTGAGTACGCCAATGATTGGCGCAGACAGAAATGCAAGCGAAGTCGCCAAATCGATGAACTGGCCAAAATCCGAAAGAAAGAAAATCAGCACTGAAAGCGCCGATATGCCGATGCTCATGATGATTGTGACATAGGCGCGGCGCAACCTAACCGGATCGCGCACTCCGCTAATTTCTTCGTAAGCCGAGGTAAAGGATTTGCCGTAAGCATCGAAGGCGACGAACATTGTAGATAGCATCACTGCGAATGCAGAAATTGCTGCCAGCAGTGCAGGGATTGGCCCAAGAGTCTCGCCGTAAAGAGCGATGATCTGGGTGGCGAAACCTACCGCATCGGAGGCTGGCTCGATGCTGGAATTGTGCATTATTCCGGCACCCATGATGCAAAAGCAAATAGCCAGAATTCCGGTAACCACATACCCTGTGAGAAACCCTTTACGTGTTTCGGACAGGGTTGCCCTATCGTCGTCTGGCACATCCTTTTCTGCCTGCACTGTCCAAATTGACTGGGGAACAGATACATCGAGCGGGTTGGGCATGAACCCAGCCAGCGCAATGATAAATAACAGGGAGGCTGGCTGGCTCATCCAGCTCACATCAGCCAGCGTTCCCCATTCAATATTCGGCAGGACCAGCACTGTCGTTGATAGCGTGGCAATGATTAGGAACGCCATCAGGATGCGATTGACCCGGTCGAGCCAGCTGTATCCGCCCCAGATTAGCAAGAATGATGTTGATCCGATGACTATCGCCACCAGCACGGGCACGCTCAAATCAATGCCGGTAATGGCGCCAAGTAATCCTGCGGTTGTCGCGCTGATCGCAGCGAGGATAATGGGCGCCACTGGCAGTATGACAATGCAAAACAGGATCGGAGCCCAAACTCCCAATTCACGATATCCGGCAAGGAGCGATCTGCGCGTAGATTGGCCGTAATCAACACCGAAACGATAGGCCGGATATTTGAGGATGTTGATCAGGATTATGATGCCTGCGAGCGCGAGTCCAAATAGCGCACCGGCACGCGTAGATTGCACCAAATGCGATACGCCGACAGCAGCGCCCGAAAATAACAGCCCCGGACCAAGTGTCCGCCAGAAATGCAGGTTACTCATCGTGCATAACTCCCCCGTCTGGAAGCTATGCACGATCTGATAGAAATATCACGACATTGCCGCTTTACGCCGCACAAAAACAAAAAGGGCGCACATTGCTGCGCGCCCCGTTTGATATCACGAATCGCCCAGGCTTACTTAGGCGATAACACCATCAGCATCTGCCGGCCCTCAAGCCGCGGGAATGATTCGACCTTGGCGTCTTCGGCTGTGTCTTCCTGCACGCGTTTGAGCAAATCCATGCCCAAGTTCTGGTGCGCCATCTCGCGTCCGCGGAAACGGAGCGTGATTTTGACCTTGTCACCATTATCGATGAATTTGTGCACGTTGCGCATCTTGACGTCATAATCATGCGTGTCGATGTTGGGGCGCATCTTGATCTCTTTGATCTCTTGCGTTTTCTGGCTCTTACGCGCCAGATTGGCTTTCTTCTGCGCTTCGAAGCGGTATTTACCGACATCGAGGAATTTGCACACGGGCGGGTCTGCGTTGGGCGAGACTTCGACCAGGTTCAGGCCAACGCCTGCTGCCTGTTCGATCGCTTCCTTGGTGTACATGACGCCGATATTTTCGCCGTTCTCGTCAATGACGCGGACTTTATCGGATTGGATATATTCATCAAAGCGCGGGCCGCTCTTGGTGGGCGGCGTATTCATGCGCCGGGGTGGACGGGCTATGGGGCTTTCTCCTGATTGCCATTTGTAACTGCGTGCTACTTAGTGAGGAATGTAGCGAAGTGCTAGAGGGAGAAGGAGTCTTTTGTTTAGCCTCAAACGCCGGGTGCCTGCATCCACAGGCTTGGCTTCGCGCTAACCGCGCGGCAAGCGGTCGCTTGCTGGCTGCCGCGACCAAGATTCTTGGTGCAAGCCAGATACGCCGTGCTTGAAAAGTGGCCGCGGCAGCCAGAGCCTGACCGGTCGACGCGTGGTTAGCGCAGTAGCCTAAGGGAGCGGATGCGACCGCCGGTGTTTGAGGCTAAACCAGATTCTGTTCCCGCCTCCACAACGGGAATTGCACCAGCTTGCCTGCGGCGGGCAACATTGCATCAATCCTTTCAGCTGGTTGCATGGCGGCGAGAATTGCCGGGTCAGCGGCATCCATTCCGCCGGTCAATGCCCCGAAGGCAGGTAGAATCATGCGCCCTCCGCTGGTCTCGCTGGTGCTGACTACCGCGCACGGGCGGCGAATGCGGCGCTTGCGGACACTGATTTGCAGGCGCGGGTGAAAATGGCCGGAGAATTCGGGCCGCGTTTCGCCTGCTTTTGCCTCGTGCCGCAGGACCATTCCGGCGATTTCCAATTCCTCGGCAATCTCGCCTCCGGCCCGGGCTTCCATATGGGGATCGTGGTTTCCTGTGATCCACACCCAGTCGGTTGCGCGAGTGAGCGCCGACAACATTCCCGCCGCATGCGGTTCGAGCCGCGCCGATCCTTCGCTATCGTGGAAATTATCGCCCAGAGTAAACACCCGTCGCGCGCCGGTTTCGCGAATCGCCAAGGCAATCCGCTCCAACGTTTCGCGGCTGTCATAGGGGGGCAACATCTGGCCATGTTTGGCATAGAAGCTTGATTTTTCGAGGTGCAAATCGGCCACCAGCAAGGCACGTTCGCCCGGCCAATAAAGCGCGCCTGAGGTGGTCAACGTGAATTCTTGATTTGCGAACGAAAGGGGAACCATCGCTAGCGTTTGCAGCAGCACCATAAGATATGCAAGTTTGGTGGAATGATTGATTTGCATCAAGGTATGCCGCAGCAATAACTGTCAAACGCGAGGCCTTGACCAAACCGAGTGGCGCTTGGTGCCGCACTAGATTATACAGGGAACTATGACTGACACTACCGAACACACCAATCGCGCCAAAGAATGGTTCGAGACCCTGCGCACCAAAATCTGCAACGAGTTCGAGGCGATCGAACGCGAGACGGGTAGTGATGCTGCGTTCACCTTCACCCCGTGGGAGCGCGAGGAAGAAGGCAATTCTGACCCGGGCGGCGGGGTTCAGGGCTTGATGAAGGGCAAAGTGTTCGAAAAAGTAGGGGTCAATGTTTCGACTGTGCGCGGCAGTTTTGCGCCCGAATTCGCCGCCAGCATCAATGGTGCCAGTGCCGAGAACCCCGGTTTCACCGCAACCGGCATTTCGCTGGTGGCGCATATGGCCAACCCGCATGTTCCAGCGGTGCATATGAACACGCGTTTTCTGACCACTGGCAAATCATGGTTCGGCGGCGGTGCGGATCTTAACCCGCCAATACCGTATGATGAAGACACTGCCGATTTTCACGCTGCATTCCGGGCGGCCTGCGCAGCGCATAACCCGACCTATTATGATAAATTCAAAAAATGGGCGGATGACTATTTCTACATCCCCCACCGCCAATGCCATCGCGGGGTAGGCGGGATATTTTACGATCATATGGAATGCCCCGACGGCGACGGCAGCGGCGCGGCATTCGACCGCAATTTTGCCTTTACCAAGGACGTTGGCGAAACTTTCCTTGGCATATATCCCAAGCTCGTCCGCCGCCGGATGGACAGCGACTTTACCGACGCGGACAAGCTGCAGCAATTGCAATGGCGCGGCCGCTATGCCGAATTTAATCTGGTCTATGACCGGGGGACATTGTTCGGCCTCAAGACCGGTGGCAATATTGATGCGATTCTAATGAGCCTGCCGCCCGAAGCGGTATGGAGCTAGGCTACCTATCCTCGCCCGAGCGACTCCCAAAAACGCGCCTCGGCGCTGATTAGGCGCTCGATGTATTTTTCGTCGCGCGCGCAATTGATGGTAATTGGTCTGCGGCCGGGCAAATAGCAGAAGAAATCCATCGCCGCGAAGCCGGTTACCGCGAGCGTGTGCTGGAGCTGGCCGTAATAATGTCTTGGCACGCGCTGGTTTTTGGCGGTGCTATTATACGAACCGGTTCCGCATTTTATTTCGACCGCTGTGCCTGTGTCGAGGCAAATCCCGTCGAGGCTGCACCGCATCCATTCATGGGCGTTGCTCTGTAGACACAGTGGGAAGACTGAATGTCCCGTCAGCCGGTTGTAGGCGGCCCGCGCCTCAGGTTCGAGAGCAACACCGCGCGCCATTGCCCGCGATGATCTGACGGTTTGAGAAGCAGGCCGTTTCCCGAATTCGCGCTCTGCCCTAAGCTGTGCGAGCGACTTCCACGGGTTTTCGCGCATGATCGCAGGCGCATCGGACGCGCCGACTCCGCCATACCTCCATTCCCGCCAGACTTCGGTGCCCTGTTCCAGATCGACGATGGTGAAGGGCATTGCCGGTTCTTTTGTCATCATGCCCTTACGGTTGGCGATTGGAAATTGGCGCTTCGCCAGCCTAATCGCTTGCTTCTTATCCGCCGCCGGTCACAATGTCAGCCATGACAGTTCAATCGCACCTTGCCCCGTCCGAAGAAGCCAATCTCCACTATCTTGGCAATTACACGCGCAGCATTCCCGTCAGCCTCAACCGGATGATGGAGAATGCGTATGATTGGGAGCATCTTCCTTTCGTCCACCCTTCCTCCTTTGCGTCAATTGAACTGATTGACCAAGGCGAATGGGGATGGCGTTGCAAAACCGGATTGCCGCCTGCTGCGGGTGGCGGAGAGCAGGAGGTCGAGTTGCTAGTCGACCGTCCGAACCATTATTGGGCGACTACGGTCCTGTCGGGCACGGGCGAGGGCATTCAAATTCACACTCAAGCTAGTGATAAAGGTTCAAGCGACGGACGGATGATCGCGATTGATGTCCGGTTCTACCTGCCGCAAGCGCCCGAAACAGCCGCGCAATCTGCGATGATCCTGGGGTATCTTCAGGGTCAGTATAAGACGCTGTATGACGAGGACGAAGCGCTGATGTCTTCACGCCAGCAAGCTCTGGATGATCGCAAAAAGGTTTCAGATGATATTCCTTCCAGCGTGGATTTGGGGATTGAGGCTGAACTGGATCGCGGCAAATCGCATCCGGTTTCGCTCGAGCGAGGACGCTTTGCGGTCCGCCATCACGGAGGCGAATGGATTGCCCATGCGGCGGTCTGTCCGCATATGCTGGGTCCGCTTGGCGACGCCGAAATTGACGCAGAAGGGCTGATCACATGCCCATGGCATGCCTATCGGTTTGAGATTGACGGCGGGGCAGAACAGCAGGGACGTTGCGGCGACTTATTACCGCCACCGCCAATCAGATTGGTCGATGGACACTTGTTCATCGGCGATTGATACGGCATCGCTTAATCTAAATTTGAATTTTCCTTCCGGAGTCATCCCCAATGCGTTTTTCAAGAGGTTTCGCCGCCGCTTTCAGCCTGCTGCTGGTAAGCGCTTGCAACATGTCCGGCGATGCGGGGGGCGATGCACCGAAGGTCGCACCAATCCTGACGACCGAGGATGCGAAAGACGACCAGAGCTTCGCCCAGCCAGAACTGGCGCGAGTGACGCATGTCGATCTCGAGCTTGACCTCGATTTCGACAAGCAGACGGTTTCGGGCAGCGCGATGCTCGATATCATAGCGGAAAAAGGTGTCGATATTGTCGTTCTCGATGATGATGGTCTGAAAATTGAAACGATTACCGATGCCGATGGCAAGCCGCTCGACTTTACGGTCGGTGAGGTTGTTGAAGGCAAGGGCGCACCGCTGTCGATTACGATGGGCGACGCGCGCGAGATTACCATCACATATTCCGCCAGTGATGCGGCGGCGCTGCAATGGCTAAGCCCGGAACAAACCGCTGGCGGCAAACATCCCTATTTGCTTAGCCAGGGTCAGGCGACGCTCAACCGGACATGGATTCCGACGCAGGACAGCCCAGGGATCCGCCAGACTTGGGCTGCACGGATTACCGCGCCGGATGAATTGACCGTCGTGATGTCCGGATTGTCGGAGGATGAACCGGAAACGCTGGACGATGGCCGCCGCGCATTCACCTTTGAAATGGACAAACCGGTTGCGCCCTATCTGATCGCGATTGCGGCGGGTGATATCGTGTTCAAGGAACTCGGTCCCCGTTCGGGCGTGTGGAGCGAGCCGTCGATGATTGACGCCGCCGCCGCCGAATTAACCG is part of the Pontixanthobacter gangjinensis genome and encodes:
- a CDS encoding J domain-containing protein, whose product is MASFPVSGRGRSSDWGFPRWRSYGSDQSAVAQKECDRHGCSEAGLCPAPKSPNNPDRWHFCQKHAAEYNRGWDYFEGLDKEEAAERKRTEQRDADAYTEASHYGWAGGTGDGNRTADEMLALEALGLEADAEFEAIKRSFRIKAKAIHPDVKPNDEEAAKEFQKIQVAYEVLKQAEDRREWKG
- a CDS encoding glutaminase, coding for MCLQTIVDDIAAEMALVTERGRVADYIPDLACVSPSKFGIAIALADGSCFTAGDADEAFSIQSITKVFSLTMALGLVGDGLWQRVGREPSGTAFNSIVQLETESGIPRNPFINAGAIVLADILLANYEPAEVLGEFVRFVRELAGDDTIVIDHQVAKGEAATGFRNMALANYMRSFGNIHHEVDKVLGVYFHHCALAMSCRQLALASRYLACGGRNPDTGYAMVPARRAKRILSLMLSCGHYDGSGEFAFRVGLPGKSGVGGGILAAVPGIASIAVWSPGLNERGNSQIGSFALERLVEKTGWSVFEERNH
- a CDS encoding ATP-grasp domain-containing protein, with amino-acid sequence MMKIGFLACPETLPSSGTERRGDAFEHDLQVAALRPSLEERGAELTEIDWHSPLGDFAQFDLVLLGTVWDYQDQPEAFLAKIEAIEASGVRVCNSPALVRWNIDKVYLQDLAKVGVKTIPTLWNDNPNRADISAAFEHFGCDRLVVKLRVSGGAIGQLIFAQDDLPDAEWQMGQKAMIQPFLPAIQAEGELSFVFIDGAFSHAIQKTPSKGEYRIQSLYGGQETSVNPSDQDIASALSVLRTMPRTTPGDTPLYARIDMLRADDGGLLVMEAEAIEPFLYPVQGPELGERIAEAIVARLA
- a CDS encoding cystathionine gamma-synthase family protein, with translation MTDATDAVTTPTPRRNPKPKVTTIGGRELKPSTLMMGHGYDPALSEGSLKAPIFLTSTFAFENSAAGKRHFEGITGKRPGGAEGLVYSRFNGPNQEILEDRLSIWDGAEDSLSFSSGMTAITVMMLAYCNAGDVIVHSGPLYAATEGFVAKILSKFGITYIDFAAGATREEIDAVLEQAKVKAADQGGKVAMVYLESPANPTNALVDIEAVQASRDVILDADVTPIAIDNTFLGPLWSRPLDHGADVVVYSLTKYVGGHSDLVAGSIAGAKKWMDPVRALRNTMGGICDPNTAWMLLRSLETVELRMQRAGENAAKVCAFLRDHPKVEGLGYLGFIDDPRQQDIYNRHCLGAGSTFSLFIKGGEAEAFRFLDSMKIAKLAVSLGGTETLASLPAAMTHLSVPDERKAQLGITDNLVRISIGIEDPDDLIADFEQALAQV
- a CDS encoding SLC13 family permease → MTPRQIGFILGLAAFALTLLAPPPAGMPQEAWLVAGLVVWMAAWWMTEAIPLTATALLPFLVLPFGGVLTAKETASAYYAPILFLILGGAFIALAIERTGLHRRLSLAILKTVGSGVGMPPKTTRIWLAVIVSASLLSMLIFNTSTSLIILILAVAVLGGLVLSGAEKLLLAFMVSAAVLSMLISNTSTSLIMMPMALAVLAGGGLAADDQDGLAGALPMGIAFAASIGGLGTIVGSPTNGIAVALLDSMIGVQISFAEWAMFGIPIVIVGVPVAAFIISKVQKVSVTHFDVDAAREAIQTQTVWSSAEKRLVPLIAITFALWMTAPLLKGYLPDGSLTDGTIAIAAGILLFILPDGTGRPLLTWAEADRAPWGVIMMFGGGLALAAGMGASGLAEWLGKALLPLSAVPLILTALAIVAMVVLITEFASNVATASAIIPVVASLTVAMGVDPILLAMPAALAASWGFMLPAGTGPNAIAWSTGRIKLSRMVGAGFVLDMVGIGLIVALVWMVAAIL
- a CDS encoding NRAMP family divalent metal transporter, with the protein product MSNLHFWRTLGPGLLFSGAAVGVSHLVQSTRAGALFGLALAGIIILINILKYPAYRFGVDYGQSTRRSLLAGYRELGVWAPILFCIVILPVAPIILAAISATTAGLLGAITGIDLSVPVLVAIVIGSTSFLLIWGGYSWLDRVNRILMAFLIIATLSTTVLVLPNIEWGTLADVSWMSQPASLLFIIALAGFMPNPLDVSVPQSIWTVQAEKDVPDDDRATLSETRKGFLTGYVVTGILAICFCIMGAGIMHNSSIEPASDAVGFATQIIALYGETLGPIPALLAAISAFAVMLSTMFVAFDAYGKSFTSAYEEISGVRDPVRLRRAYVTIIMSIGISALSVLIFFLSDFGQFIDLATSLAFLSAPIIGVLNHLVVTRCAMPDAARPNRAIRIQSLIAIGVMSVMTAGYFVLNYR
- the infC gene encoding translation initiation factor IF-3; protein product: MNTPPTKSGPRFDEYIQSDKVRVIDENGENIGVMYTKEAIEQAAGVGLNLVEVSPNADPPVCKFLDVGKYRFEAQKKANLARKSQKTQEIKEIKMRPNIDTHDYDVKMRNVHKFIDNGDKVKITLRFRGREMAHQNLGMDLLKRVQEDTAEDAKVESFPRLEGRQMLMVLSPK
- the pdeM gene encoding ligase-associated DNA damage response endonuclease PdeM — translated: MVPLSFANQEFTLTTSGALYWPGERALLVADLHLEKSSFYAKHGQMLPPYDSRETLERIALAIRETGARRVFTLGDNFHDSEGSARLEPHAAGMLSALTRATDWVWITGNHDPHMEARAGGEIAEELEIAGMVLRHEAKAGETRPEFSGHFHPRLQISVRKRRIRRPCAVVSTSETSGGRMILPAFGALTGGMDAADPAILAAMQPAERIDAMLPAAGKLVQFPLWRREQNLV
- the hemF gene encoding oxygen-dependent coproporphyrinogen oxidase yields the protein MTDTTEHTNRAKEWFETLRTKICNEFEAIERETGSDAAFTFTPWEREEEGNSDPGGGVQGLMKGKVFEKVGVNVSTVRGSFAPEFAASINGASAENPGFTATGISLVAHMANPHVPAVHMNTRFLTTGKSWFGGGADLNPPIPYDEDTADFHAAFRAACAAHNPTYYDKFKKWADDYFYIPHRQCHRGVGGIFYDHMECPDGDGSGAAFDRNFAFTKDVGETFLGIYPKLVRRRMDSDFTDADKLQQLQWRGRYAEFNLVYDRGTLFGLKTGGNIDAILMSLPPEAVWS
- a CDS encoding lambda-exonuclease family protein, producing MMTKEPAMPFTIVDLEQGTEVWREWRYGGVGASDAPAIMRENPWKSLAQLRAEREFGKRPASQTVRSSRAMARGVALEPEARAAYNRLTGHSVFPLCLQSNAHEWMRCSLDGICLDTGTAVEIKCGTGSYNSTAKNQRVPRHYYGQLQHTLAVTGFAAMDFFCYLPGRRPITINCARDEKYIERLISAEARFWESLGRG
- a CDS encoding Rieske (2Fe-2S) protein — translated: MSAMTVQSHLAPSEEANLHYLGNYTRSIPVSLNRMMENAYDWEHLPFVHPSSFASIELIDQGEWGWRCKTGLPPAAGGGEQEVELLVDRPNHYWATTVLSGTGEGIQIHTQASDKGSSDGRMIAIDVRFYLPQAPETAAQSAMILGYLQGQYKTLYDEDEALMSSRQQALDDRKKVSDDIPSSVDLGIEAELDRGKSHPVSLERGRFAVRHHGGEWIAHAAVCPHMLGPLGDAEIDAEGLITCPWHAYRFEIDGGAEQQGRCGDLLPPPPIRLVDGHLFIGD